The DNA segment CGAGCCCGACGACGCGCGCAAGCCCGACGACGTCACCGACATCACCAAGCGCTCCTGGTTCTACGTCCTGAAGAAGACCGGACGCGAGTTCGGCGCCGACCAGTGCACCGACCTCGCCGCCGCCCTCACCTACTACGCCGTGCTGGCGCTGTTCCCGGCGCTGCTCGCCATCGTCTCCGTCCTCGGCCTCTTCGGCCAGGCGCAGGCGACCACGCAGACCGTGCTCGACCTGGTCGGCAACCTCGCCTCCGCCGAGGTCGTCGACCTGCTGCGCGATCCGATCCAGTCGCTGGTCAACTCGCCGGCCGCCGGCGTCGCCTTCGTCACCGGTCTCGTCGGTGCGCTCTGGTCCGCCTCCGGCTACGTCGGCGCCTTCGGCCGCGCGATGAACCGCGTCTACGAGATCGACGAGGGCCGCCCGTTCTGGAAGCTGCGCCCGACCATGCTCGGCGTCACGGTTGTCACCGTGATCCTCATCGTCGTCGCCGCGCTCATCCTGGTGCTGAGCGGCCCGGTCGCCACCGCCGTCGGCGACGTCGTCGGTCTCGGCCCCGCCGCGCTGTCGGTCTGGAACATCGCCAAGTGGCCGGTGCTGGTGATCATCGCGGTGCTGACCATCGCGATCCTCTACTACTGGGCGCCGAACATCCGCCAGCCGAAGTTCCGCTGGATCAGCGTCGGCTCGATCCTCGCCCTCGCTATCTGGCTGCTCGCCTCGGTCGGCTTCGCGTTCTACGTCGCCAACTTCTCCAACTACAACAAGACCTACGGCTCGCTCGGTGGCGTGATCGTCTTCCTGCTCTGGATCTGGATCACCAACATCGCCCTGCTCTTCGGCGCCGAGTTCGACGCCGAGCTCGAGCGCGGCCGCGAGCTCCAGGCCGGCATCGAGGCGGAGGAGACCATCAAGCTGCCTCCGCGCGACACCGCCGCGAGCGACAAGAAGGCCGCCGTCCACGAGAAGGACGTCCGCGACGGCCGCTGGCTGCGCCTCTCCAGCGAGAACCGCGGCCAGAAGGGCCCCTCGCAGGACGACGAGGCCGCGAAGGACTCCGAGAAGGCGGCCGCCAAGGACTCCGAGAAGGACTGACCGCCTGCAGCCTCGCTGGTCGCGCAGCCGCAGCAGGCGTCGTGTCCCGCTCATGCTGGTCGAGTAGCCCCGCAGGTACGTCTGGAGCTCATGCTGGTCGAGTAGCCCCGCAGGGACGTCTGGAGCTCATGCTGGTCGAGTAGCCCCGCAGGGGCGTATCGAGACCCACCACCGTCAGCGGGGCAAGTCTGCAGACTCATCCTCCGACGCCGGCGGATCTCGATCCGCCCGCTCCGCGGGCTGCTCGATCAGCACGGCCGAGCTCCCGAGTCGCACTCGGTTCAGGACTCGAGCCCCCACAGCTCCCGGTAGTACTGCGCCCGCTCCTCGTCCGACTCGATCCCGTACTCGCGGAGCAGCAGCGGCCCCCAGCCCTCGCCGTAGTTCCAGCCGAGGCTGACCACCGCGACCGCGAGATCCGCCCAGCGGTCGCCCACGCCGAGATCGCCGACGTCGACGGAGGCGCACCAGCGGCCGTCGACACCGATCAGGGTGTTCGGCGCGCAGGCGTCCCCGTGCACGACGACGGGCTCGTCCAGCGCCGGAGCCGCGCCGAGCGCCGCGGGGCGCCGATCGAACCACGAGTCGCCGCGCAGCGCCGCGGGCACCTCGGCCACCGACAGTGCGTGCACCGCCCGCAGTGCCGCCGCGATCGCCCGCACCGCCTCCTCCGGCCGCGCGATCCACTCCGGAGCGACAGCGCTCGCGCCGTCGATCGGCGCCGTCAGCAGCCACTGCGCCTCGGCGTCCTCGCCGCGCTCGAGGATCCGCGGCACCGGATGCCGTCCGGCGAGCCACTCGAGCCGCGCCGCCTCCCGCCCGAGGTCGACACCGCGCGCCCGCAAATTCCACTTGAGGTACCCGTCCCGCACCCGGAAGGTCAGCCCGTCCAGCTGGTTCCGCCACACCAGCTCCGGCGCGACTCCCCCGTTGAGCGCGATCGCCACCTCGGGCACCCGCACCCCCGCCATCGACGTCTGCCTGCTCAGATCCGGCCCGCTCATCCCTCCACCCTCCCGCGAGATGCCACTTGTGCACGCAATCCTCGGCGTGTCGCGTGCACAAGTGGCATCTCGCGGACCGTCAGCGCAGGTAGCGGAGGAGGAGGGTGTCGCCAGCAGCGAGCACGTGAGCCAGGCGCACCTCCCGCGGAGTCGCAGCGCCGCGGGCGATGCGGCCGGCGTCGCCCGACTCGAGCGACGGGCTGATCGTCAGGCACAGCTCGTCGACGGCGTCCGCGGCCAGCAGTGTGCCGAGGAGGCCCGGACCGCCCTCGCAGTGGATCCGGCCGAGCCCGCGCTCGACGAGCGCCGCGCGCATCCGTCCCGCATCCAGCGCGTCCTCGCCGCAGACCAGCACGTCCGCGACCTCGGCCAGCTCCGCGCGCCGCCGCTCCGGCGACGTCCCGGTCGTCACCACGATCGGCCGCACCGGCGCCTCCGTGAAGATCCGCGACCCGGGATCGAGGTCCAGCGACCCCGACACGATCGCGAGCACCGGGTGCGGAGGCAGCCCCGCCGCCGTCCGCGCCGCCGCGGCCTCGTCGCCGAGCACCATCGGCCCGTAGCCCTCGGTCCGCACCGTGCCGGCCGCGACCAGCACCACGTCGGCCAGGCGCCGCAGCAGGTCGAAGACCCGCAGATCCGCCTCGCCGCCCAGCGCCCCGGAGACGCCCTCGCGGGTCACCGCGCCGTCGATGCTCGAGACGAAGTTCACCCGCAGCCACGCGTCACCGGCGCCGTCCGCGTAGGCCGCGAGCAGCTGCTCGTCGTCGAGGTCCTGGGCGGGCGCCGGCCGGAGCCGGTCGATCGCCGCGCTCACGCGCGGTCCGCCGTCTCGTCGGCCGCGACGTTGTGCCGCAGATACGCCGGCTGCCGCCAGCCGAGCACCGCCTCGGTCAGCCGCACCGCGTCCACCGCCTGCCGCACGTCGTGCATCCGCACGATCCGCGCGCCGTTCAGGATGCAGATCACCGCCGCGGCCAGCGATCCCTCGAGCCGCTCGCCCTGCGGCCGGTCGAGGGTCTCGCCGATGAAGTCCTTGTTCGACACCGCCGCGAGCACCGGCAGCCCGAGGACCGACAGCTCCCCCAGCCGTCGCGTCAGCTCCAGCGTGTGCAGCGTGTTCTTATTGAGGTCGTGCCCGGGATCGACGATCAGCCGGTCGTCGGGGATCCCCGCCGCCCGCGCGCGCTCCACCCGGACGCGCAGGTGCTCGATCACCTCCGCCACGACGTCCTCGTACTGCGGCGCCGCCGGCTCGCTGCGCGGCGCACCGACACTGTGGGTCACGACGAGCTGGGCGGAGGAGCCCGCGAGCACCGCGAGCATCCCCGGATCGTGCAGCCCGCTGGTGTCGTTGACGACGGAGGCGCCCTCGGCGATGCTCGCCCGGGCCACCTCGGCGCGGGTCGTGTCGACGGAGATCACCACGTCGCTGCGCCCGTGGATGGCCGCGACCACCGGCACCACCCGGTCCAGCTCCTCCTGGAGCGAGACGGCGGGCCCGCGGCCGAACGGCACTCCGCCGATGTCGACCCAGTCGGCGCCCTGCTCGGCGGCCCGCACCGCGGCCTCGACGGCCCGGTCGAGCGCGAAGGTGGAGCCCTTGTCGTAGAAGGAGTCGGGTGTGCGGTTCACGACCGCCATCACCGCGACCTCCCGCTCGAAGTCGAACCCGCGTCCGCCGATCGTGCGCCTCATCGTCCGTCGTCCCTCCGGCTGCCCGCGCCGAGCGAGCGTCGGCGCGCTTACCCTAGACGAGCCGCATCGGCGACGGCTGCGGCGGCAGCAGCGGCGTCGTCGCGGCGTCCTCGAGCAGCACCTGGAAGAGCAGGTGGTCCTGCCACTCCCCCGCGATCCGCAGGTAGCGCCGGGCCACTCCGATCCGCTCGAAGCCGTTGCGCTCGAGCACCGTCTGCGAGCCGACATTGTGCAGCAGCGTGCCCGCCTGCACCCGGTGCAGCCGCAGCTCGTCGCGGGCGAGGCCGAGGGTCGCGCCGACCGCGCGGGTCATCACCCCGCGGCCCTCGAGCTCGCCGTCGACCCAGTAGCCGAGGTCCGCGCTGTCGAAGGCGCCGCGCACCACGTTCGAGAGCGTCACCCGCCCGACGAGCTGGTCGCCGCGCTCGAGCACCAGCGGGAGCAGCGCCCCGGACCGGTGCCCGTGCAGCGCGTCGGTGATCGCGTCGGTCTGCCCGCCGGACTCGAAGAACCGCGCCGACCGCAGCGGCTCCCACGGCGCGAGGCGGCGCCGGTTGCGGCGGTACGCCTCGGCGAGCGCGGGACCGTCTTCGCGGACGATCAGGCGGAGGACGGTGCCGTGGCCGACGGCGATCGAGGCTGACACCCTGCGAGGCTAGACCGATCCGGTCCGTTAACGCACGAACCCCCGGCCGGGGCCGGGGGTGTCGTCGTGGTGGGCGATACTGGGATCGAACCAGTGACCTCTTCCGTGTCAGGGAAGCGCGCTACCGCTGCGCCAATCGCCCGCTGCTCCCTAAGAAGCGCCTCGCTCGGTGAACGATCGAGGTGGATACGGGATTCGAACCCGTGTATACGGCTTTGCAGGCCGCTGCCTCGCCTCTCGGCCAATCCACCGTGTACGGGATTCGGTGTCGGCGGCCCCTCGGAGAGTGATCTCCACGGGCCGACCAGGTGAAACACCGACCCGGGGGCCGGTTCTTCGAGCGGATGACGAGATTCGAACTCGCGACCCTCACCTTGGCAAGGTGATGCGCTACCACTGCGCCACATCCGCATGATGTGTTGGATTGCTGTCTTGCTGCCGATTGCTGGTCTTGCCTGTCTCCCCGGCGCTTTCGCTGCCCGGCTCGACCTAGAAGACTGTATCCGAACGCCGCGCGAACTTCCAAATCGACGGCGCCCCGATTCGCGCGCCGCGACGCCGGACCCGCGTCGTTCCGCGCGAAACCGGCCCGCAACCCGCTGTTCACCCGGGCGTGGCGCGCCGTTCCCGGTGCAGCGGAGCGCCGCGGATCCGCTACGATCGTTTCTCGGGTCGTCCACAAGACGGCCGTCAGGGCGATTGGCGCAGTTGGTAGCGCGCTTCCTTCACACGGAAGAGGTCATCGGTTCGAGTCCGGTATCGCCCACCACCAGAACCCCCGGTCCGCCGGGGGTTCTCGCATCTCCGGCGACGTCGATCGCGATGCTGCTGCCGTGCCGGAGACACTGTGTGACCCAGGACGCGCCGTCCCACCACCGTCGCGGAGCGCCGATCTAGACTGTCGCTCATGCGTGCGGCGGAAGAAGTGAAGCAGCCCCTGGTCCTGCGGGACCTTCCGACCGTCGAAGCGGACGGCAAGACTGTCGTGCCCGACGAGGTCGCTGCAGCACTGGCCGCCCGGATCATCGCACGAGAGAGCGAGCTCCTCGAGCGTCTCGCCGGCGAGTGACCGTCTACCTCACCAGCGAGCAGGTCGTCGCGATCAATGCGGCGATCAAGGGCAGCCAGGCCAGGTGCGACGACCCGGCCGGAGTCGACGCCGCCGTCGGACGTGCGTCGTCCACCTTCGGCGGGCTCGATCTCCTCCCGACGCTCTGGCTCAAGGCCGCCTCGCTCCTGCACGGAATCGCGAGCACGCAGTACTTCGCTGACGGCAACAAGCGGACGGCGTTCGTCGCGGCGACACTGCTGCTCGAGCTCAACGGTGCGCCGCTGAAGCCGATGGAAGTGATCGCGAGGGAGGTGCTGGTCCTCGGGGCCGCGGTGAGCCTGCTCAGCGTCGAGCAGGTCGCGGAGTGGTTGGAGGTGCACGCACTTGCGGCGGACAGCCGCGTCTTCCTCGACGAGGACAGGACGACCATCGTCGGCGGGACGCTCCATCTGACGGAGTTCGCGCACGGCGCGAGTGTTCTTCGCAACGTCCACGCGACGGACGTTCGGTTCCTCGGGCCGGCCGTCGTCACCTTCCTCGGCCGGACCGCGCTCTTCAATCCGTTCTGGGAGTACGGAGAGCAGCGGGAATCGATGCTCTACGAACGTCCGCCCGGCACGTCGATCGTCGGGGTCACGGTCTTCGAGAACAGCGTCTTCGAGCGCTGCCTCTTCTCCGACATCGGCATCGCAGGCACTGCCGAGATGCTGCGCGACTTCCGGCGTGAGAGCGGCGACCTGGGTCCCATCGGCTTCACCCTGTGATCGGCGGCGCTCGCGGCATCCGCCGCGTGAGGCCCCAGCTGTGTCGGCCGGAGACCGAGCACTCGCCCGCATCGGAGGCACTCTCGTGATGGGTCGCTCCCACGCCGTCTCCGGCGCGCTCGCCTGGTCCGTCGTCACGACCGTCCCGGCCCTCGCCGCACCGCTCGGTCTCGCTGGCCTGCCTCTGGACCTGCGGCTGGTCGGCCTCGGCGTCGCCGCCGGCTGGGCGCTCGTCCCGGACGCCGACCACGCCCGGGCGACGATCTCGCGCTCGGCACCCGGCGCGTCCCTCCTCACCGCGACCGCCGGCCGCATCAGCGGCGGCCACCGGCACGGGATGCACTCACTGCTCGCGGTCGCCGTCGTCTGGTACCTGATCCCGCTCCTTGTCGCCCTGCGCTTCCCCGTGCCGCTCGTCGGCCCGGTCTCGCTGGCCGCCGTGCTCACCCTGCCGGCGATCGCCTTCGCCGCGAAGGCGGTCAGGGCTGCGCCCTCCTGGCCGATCGCCTGGGCCGGCGCGCTCGTCGTGACCGTGCTCCTGGTCACCCTCGCCGACGGCACCTGGGCCTGGCTGCAGGTCGCCGCGACCCTCGGCTACCTCGTGCACGTCGCCGGTGACGCCCTCACCACCGAGGGGATCAACTGGCTCTGGCCGCTGCGGATCCGCTCCCCGCGCTGGGTGCGCCGCACGCCCGTGCTGCGGCGGCTCTGGACGTCCGGCGGCTACGCCGCGATCCCCGTCCTCGGCTCGGCCGGCTCCTGGCGCGAGACGATCCTCTACTGGCTGATGTCGGCCGCCACGATCGTGCTCACGGCCTGGCTGCTCGCCGAGGAGCTCCTCTGACCCCGGGCGGGAGCCCTCAGTACACCGCCCCCGGGTTCATGATCCCCAGCGGATCGAACACC comes from the Rathayibacter festucae DSM 15932 genome and includes:
- a CDS encoding YihY/virulence factor BrkB family protein, which gives rise to MAEKSTTREKTAPEPDDARKPDDVTDITKRSWFYVLKKTGREFGADQCTDLAAALTYYAVLALFPALLAIVSVLGLFGQAQATTQTVLDLVGNLASAEVVDLLRDPIQSLVNSPAAGVAFVTGLVGALWSASGYVGAFGRAMNRVYEIDEGRPFWKLRPTMLGVTVVTVILIVVAALILVLSGPVATAVGDVVGLGPAALSVWNIAKWPVLVIIAVLTIAILYYWAPNIRQPKFRWISVGSILALAIWLLASVGFAFYVANFSNYNKTYGSLGGVIVFLLWIWITNIALLFGAEFDAELERGRELQAGIEAEETIKLPPRDTAASDKKAAVHEKDVRDGRWLRLSSENRGQKGPSQDDEAAKDSEKAAAKDSEKD
- a CDS encoding phosphotransferase; translated protein: MSGPDLSRQTSMAGVRVPEVAIALNGGVAPELVWRNQLDGLTFRVRDGYLKWNLRARGVDLGREAARLEWLAGRHPVPRILERGEDAEAQWLLTAPIDGASAVAPEWIARPEEAVRAIAAALRAVHALSVAEVPAALRGDSWFDRRPAALGAAPALDEPVVVHGDACAPNTLIGVDGRWCASVDVGDLGVGDRWADLAVAVVSLGWNYGEGWGPLLLREYGIESDEERAQYYRELWGLES
- a CDS encoding pyrimidine reductase family protein, producing MSAAIDRLRPAPAQDLDDEQLLAAYADGAGDAWLRVNFVSSIDGAVTREGVSGALGGEADLRVFDLLRRLADVVLVAAGTVRTEGYGPMVLGDEAAAARTAAGLPPHPVLAIVSGSLDLDPGSRIFTEAPVRPIVVTTGTSPERRRAELAEVADVLVCGEDALDAGRMRAALVERGLGRIHCEGGPGLLGTLLAADAVDELCLTISPSLESGDAGRIARGAATPREVRLAHVLAAGDTLLLRYLR
- the folP gene encoding dihydropteroate synthase; the encoded protein is MRRTIGGRGFDFEREVAVMAVVNRTPDSFYDKGSTFALDRAVEAAVRAAEQGADWVDIGGVPFGRGPAVSLQEELDRVVPVVAAIHGRSDVVISVDTTRAEVARASIAEGASVVNDTSGLHDPGMLAVLAGSSAQLVVTHSVGAPRSEPAAPQYEDVVAEVIEHLRVRVERARAAGIPDDRLIVDPGHDLNKNTLHTLELTRRLGELSVLGLPVLAAVSNKDFIGETLDRPQGERLEGSLAAAVICILNGARIVRMHDVRQAVDAVRLTEAVLGWRQPAYLRHNVAADETADRA
- a CDS encoding GNAT family N-acetyltransferase → MSASIAVGHGTVLRLIVREDGPALAEAYRRNRRRLAPWEPLRSARFFESGGQTDAITDALHGHRSGALLPLVLERGDQLVGRVTLSNVVRGAFDSADLGYWVDGELEGRGVMTRAVGATLGLARDELRLHRVQAGTLLHNVGSQTVLERNGFERIGVARRYLRIAGEWQDHLLFQVLLEDAATTPLLPPQPSPMRLV
- a CDS encoding type II toxin-antitoxin system death-on-curing family toxin, with the translated sequence MTVYLTSEQVVAINAAIKGSQARCDDPAGVDAAVGRASSTFGGLDLLPTLWLKAASLLHGIASTQYFADGNKRTAFVAATLLLELNGAPLKPMEVIAREVLVLGAAVSLLSVEQVAEWLEVHALAADSRVFLDEDRTTIVGGTLHLTEFAHGASVLRNVHATDVRFLGPAVVTFLGRTALFNPFWEYGEQRESMLYERPPGTSIVGVTVFENSVFERCLFSDIGIAGTAEMLRDFRRESGDLGPIGFTL
- a CDS encoding metal-dependent hydrolase, translated to MGRSHAVSGALAWSVVTTVPALAAPLGLAGLPLDLRLVGLGVAAGWALVPDADHARATISRSAPGASLLTATAGRISGGHRHGMHSLLAVAVVWYLIPLLVALRFPVPLVGPVSLAAVLTLPAIAFAAKAVRAAPSWPIAWAGALVVTVLLVTLADGTWAWLQVAATLGYLVHVAGDALTTEGINWLWPLRIRSPRWVRRTPVLRRLWTSGGYAAIPVLGSAGSWRETILYWLMSAATIVLTAWLLAEELL